Proteins from one Anthonomus grandis grandis chromosome 8, icAntGran1.3, whole genome shotgun sequence genomic window:
- the LOC126739974 gene encoding uncharacterized protein LOC126739974, producing MPKKRYNRYNEQSQLLILNILAFFQLEKKQVRNGIALQIENVIQRAADATKLSTTIANIKKNGLKSDQDYAARISSKQKTAKTKITTYLKHRIRDTIYSMYARKEYVILATIREKFREEIEYFEFSIDSLRRWINSIGFKWKKSNNRKYLMDLPNIVHKRINFLREYIKNRNVGPEGFTPVFIDETWIFSKGSFRSSWQDDTKHTDSRKNSECHRYIVVHAGTKDGFIKGANLIFKSGLKTGDYMNRKKLRKLV from the exons atgcctaaaaaaagatataataggtataatgaacaatcgcagctgttgattttaaatatattggctttttttcaactagAAAAgaaacaagtccgaaacggaattgcacttcaaattgagaatgtgatacagcgagccgcagatgcaacaaaattgagcacaacgatcgcaaatataaagaagaatgggttaaaatcagatcaggattacgcagcccgtatatcttccaagcaaaagacagcaaaaaccaaaattacaacatatttgaaacatagaattcgggacacaatttattctatgtacgccagaaaagaatatgtaatattggcaacaataagagaaaagttcagggaagaaattgagtattttgagttttccattgactccttaagaagatggatcaatagtataggcttcaagtggaaaaaatcaaataacagaaaatatttgatggacttgccaaatattgttcataaaagaatcaattttttaagggagtatatcaaaaatagaaatgtaggtccggaaggttttactccagttttcattgacgagacgtggatttttagcaagggatcatttcgtagtagctggcaagatgacaccaagcacacggattcaaggaaaaacagtgaat gtcatcgttatatcgtggtccacgccggaaccaaagatggcttcatcaagggtgcaaatttaatattcaagagtggattaaagacgggagattatatgaacaggaaaaaacttcgaaaactggtttaa